In one window of Trachemys scripta elegans isolate TJP31775 chromosome 5, CAS_Tse_1.0, whole genome shotgun sequence DNA:
- the STBD1 gene encoding starch-binding domain-containing protein 1, producing MAQGDSPLPAPRLDAASPAQPAGEPLVGLWPALLVGLVAALLAWLWYGRGGEEPPAGPETRGGSSSSGAACQEPPAGAEHCGAAPPATEPLLENSECTLLETTASVLSSPPEPVESLATTPREEHVPSLSDGVSGESPEMELLVKEPTTLLMNYHEYLSNETLGSSTVESALLKGQESETRCGDTLAEASPSSDMHEDKSEEQSGQTLEYQDLVDHEEWEVVPEDSAWGDASKISSADDSDTSIGQGNKELEQVDFLEADSKAKRVAAVPPMPQNIHVNFRVHYITHIDAQLIAVTGDHESLGHWHNYVPLKCDKDGFWSDTVILPADSKIEWKFILVENGKVTRWEECNNRTLMTEHEDRTAHQWWGYH from the exons ATGGCGCAAGGCGACTCCCCGCTGCCGGCCCCGCGGCTGGACGCGGCCTCCCCGGCGCAGCCCGCGGGCGAGCCGCTGGTGGGGCTGTGGCCGGCGCTGCTGGTGGGGCTGGTGGCCGCGCTCCTGGCCTGGCTCTGGTACGGCCGGGGCGGGGAGGAGCCGCCCGCGGGCCCCGAGACGcggggcggcagcagcagcagcggggccgcCTGCCAGGAGCCGCCCGCGGGCGCCGAGCACTGCGGAGCTGCGCCACCAGCAACAG AGCCTCTCCTGGAAAACAGTGAGTGTACCCTGTTGGAAACGACTGCCAGCGTCCTGTCCAGCCCTCCAGAGCCAGTAGAGAGTCTGGCAACTACCCCAAGAGAAGAACATGTCCCATCTCTAAGTGATGGTGTTTCTGGAGAATCTCCTGAAATGGAGTTACTGGTCAAAGAACCTACCACCCTGCTAATGAATTACCATGAATACTTAAGCAATGAAACCCTTGGTTCCTCTACAGTGGAATCAGCACTATTAAAGGGACAGGAGAGTGAGACACGGTGTGGGGACACTTTGGCCGAAGCATCTCCTTCTAGTGACATGCATGAGGACAAAAGTGAAGAACAGTCAGGTCAGACACTTGAGTATCAGGACTTGGTTGATCATGAGGAATGGGAAGTTGTTCCTGAAGACTCAGCCTGGGGAGATGCTAGTAAAATCAGTAGTGCAGATGACTCCGACACCAGTATAGGCCAAGGCAACAAGGAATTGGAACAAGTAGACTTCCTTGAGGCTGATTCAAAAGCAAAGAGGGTTGCCGCTGTGCCCCCAATGCCTCAGAATATCCACGTGAACTTCCGTGTGCACTACATCACTCACATCGATGCTCAGCTGATTGCTGTCACTGGTGACCATGAGAGTCTTGGTCACTGGCACAACTATGTACCACTCAAGTGCGACAAGGATGGGTTCTGGTCTGATACTGTTATCTTACCAGCAGATTCCAAAATAGAGTGGAAGTTCATTTTGGTGGAGAATGGGAAGGTCACACGTTGGGAAGAATGTAACAACAGAACCTTAATGACGGAACATGAAGATAGAACCGCCCATCAGTGGTGGGGATATCATTAA